The stretch of DNA TTGACGGCGTCCGCGCCCGCCTCCGCCGCCGCGTCCACGAGCCGCATGGCGAGGTCCATGTCCCCGTTGTGGTTGACGCCCGCCTCGGCGATCACGAAGCAGCGGTTCCCCCCGCCCAGCCGGCGGTCTCCCACGCGCAGGACGGACGGCGCGCCGGGCGTCACCATGCGGTCCATCCCCCGTCGACGACCAGGTTGTGGCCGGTGACGTACGAGGAGAGATCGCCGGCGAGGAACAGCGCGGCGCCCTTCAGATCCTCCTCGGTGGCCATGCGCCGGAGCGGCGTCCGCGCCTCGTAACGCTTCCGGAACGACTCCGGCTGTCCGCGCCAGACCCCTCCGGGCGTCAGGCAGTTCACCCGGACCTCCGGGGCGAGCGTCGTGGCCAGGTAGCGGCCGAGCTGGATGAGCCCGCCTTTCCCCGCAGCGTACCCCGCGGGGGTCCCCATGTCGGTCCCTTCGTAGAGCGCCCCGTCCGGGCCCACCATCCCGTATATGGAAGAGACCAGTATCACGGAGCCGTGGCCGCCGGCCTTCAGCGAGGGAGCCGCCTCCTGCGTCATCGCGAAGGCCGCCGTCAGGTTCACCCGCATGGCGGCATCCCATGCGGCAACTGACTGCTTTTCGAACGGTTCGACCCACCCGGGGACCTTCGTCGTGCCCACATAAGCGGCGCAGTGGACGAGGATGTCCAAGCGGCCCGCCTGCCGGACCGCGTGCCGGACGGCGCCGCGCGCCTCTTCCTCGCTTGCGAGATCCGCCGCCGCCGCGTCGGGCCTTCCGAGACCGCGCTTCTCCAGCTCCGCGGCGCGCCGCTCGCAGATCTCCATGGACCGGTCGCATAGGAA from Thermodesulfobacteriota bacterium encodes:
- a CDS encoding SDR family oxidoreductase; its protein translation is MKKLGELMDLGGRVALVTGGGGHIGSAIAGVFLEAGARVFLCDRSMEICERRAAELEKRGLGRPDAAAADLASEEEARGAVRHAVRQAGRLDILVHCAAYVGTTKVPGWVEPFEKQSVAAWDAAMRVNLTAAFAMTQEAAPSLKAGGHGSVILVSSIYGMVGPDGALYEGTDMGTPAGYAAGKGGLIQLGRYLATTLAPEVRVNCLTPGGVWRGQPESFRKRYEARTPLRRMATEEDLKGAALFLAGDLSSYVTGHNLVVDGGWTAW